In Denitratisoma sp. DHT3, one DNA window encodes the following:
- a CDS encoding acyl-CoA dehydrogenase family protein: MIDFTLTEEQRQLQDLARRFAEKEVKPRAAEYDRQPDPRDSFAAEASRKACALGFHAMLVPEEFGGMGLGMQNFCLVIEELAAADIGFAMNFGVSCAISKMIADHATPAQAERWLRPYVDTSGATHHLLAFGGTEPSGGTEIVCPEPNPEYGTRSTAKRVGDDYVINGAKNFITNASRAELYGCMVRTDKSKPNFESNSIFFLTPDTPGFSVGKLEDKMGHRLMSNGELIFDNVQVSKDDMLGAEGGGLPIFASVLGVNSLGAGALALGLSRAAYAMAEDYARQRVIWGRPITQYQSIGNMLVDMKMQIEATRLLVQRVAWAADHDVHDGAIHHSMVKVYASEMARKVTVDAMQVLGGSGYMKDYPAEKYVRDSMVIPIYDGTNQVLRQFMAMDMY, encoded by the coding sequence ATGATCGACTTCACCCTCACTGAAGAGCAGCGCCAGCTCCAGGACCTGGCCCGGCGCTTCGCCGAAAAAGAGGTCAAGCCGCGGGCGGCCGAATACGACCGGCAGCCCGACCCGCGCGACTCCTTCGCCGCCGAGGCTTCGCGCAAGGCTTGCGCGCTGGGATTCCACGCCATGCTGGTGCCCGAGGAATTCGGCGGCATGGGGCTGGGCATGCAGAACTTCTGCCTGGTCATCGAGGAACTGGCGGCCGCCGACATCGGCTTCGCGATGAACTTCGGCGTCAGTTGCGCCATCAGCAAGATGATCGCCGACCACGCCACCCCGGCGCAGGCGGAGCGCTGGCTGCGCCCCTATGTCGACACCAGCGGCGCCACCCACCACTTGCTGGCCTTCGGCGGCACCGAGCCCTCCGGTGGCACCGAAATCGTCTGCCCCGAACCCAATCCCGAGTATGGAACGCGCTCCACCGCCAAGCGCGTCGGCGACGACTATGTAATCAACGGCGCCAAGAACTTCATCACCAACGCCAGCCGTGCCGAACTCTACGGCTGCATGGTGCGCACCGACAAGAGCAAGCCCAATTTCGAGTCCAACAGCATCTTCTTCCTGACGCCGGACACGCCGGGATTCTCCGTCGGCAAGCTGGAGGACAAGATGGGCCATCGGCTGATGAGCAACGGCGAGCTCATCTTCGACAACGTCCAGGTATCCAAGGACGACATGCTGGGCGCGGAAGGCGGCGGCCTCCCGATTTTCGCCAGCGTCCTCGGGGTCAACAGCCTGGGCGCGGGCGCCCTGGCGCTGGGCCTGTCGCGCGCCGCCTACGCAATGGCGGAGGACTACGCCAGGCAGCGGGTCATCTGGGGCCGGCCGATCACCCAGTACCAGAGCATCGGCAACATGCTGGTGGACATGAAGATGCAAATCGAGGCCACCCGGCTCCTGGTGCAGCGCGTGGCATGGGCGGCGGACCACGACGTGCATGACGGCGCGATCCACCACTCGATGGTCAAGGTCTATGCCTCCGAGATGGCGCGCAAGGTCACCGTCGATGCGATGCAGGTGCTGGGCGGATCGGGCTACATGAAGGACTACCCGGCCGAGAAGTACGTGCGCGACTCGATGGTGATCCCGATCTACGACGGCACCAACCAGGTCCTGCGCCAGTTCATGGCGATGGACATGTATTGA
- a CDS encoding cupin domain-containing protein codes for MKTTTFKKLCISALLATSALCHAGEPAANAPAPKTADLLTYDRLYTGKNGESHFDKVTVNFKVFQYANDVPPVWVESAGLRPAKAVQFMASPTGWDGRANHPPPRRQFFIVLTGAVAFTASDGETRTLRPGQVLLMEDHQGKGHGSYNADQGISTVVAIPLAD; via the coding sequence ATGAAAACCACAACATTCAAGAAACTTTGCATTTCCGCACTGCTCGCGACCTCTGCCCTGTGCCACGCCGGCGAGCCGGCGGCGAACGCCCCCGCCCCCAAGACCGCCGATCTGCTGACCTACGACCGCCTCTACACCGGCAAGAACGGCGAGTCCCATTTCGACAAGGTCACGGTGAACTTCAAGGTCTTCCAGTACGCCAACGACGTACCGCCGGTCTGGGTGGAGTCCGCCGGGCTGCGGCCGGCCAAGGCCGTGCAGTTCATGGCGTCGCCCACCGGCTGGGACGGCCGCGCCAACCATCCTCCACCCCGCCGCCAGTTCTTCATCGTGCTGACGGGCGCCGTCGCCTTCACCGCCTCCGACGGCGAGACCCGTACCCTGCGCCCCGGCCAGGTGCTGCTGATGGAGGACCACCAGGGCAAGGGGCACGGCTCCTACAACGCCGACCAGGGCATTTCCACCGTCGTCGCCATTCCCTTGGCCGACTGA
- a CDS encoding xanthine dehydrogenase family protein molybdopterin-binding subunit — translation MKMTRRSFILSGVAAAAGLVVGISFAGEKAPAVPYPHASDSDLQPNAWLQVTPDSRIIFQFHKAEMGQGTMTGFVTLVAEELGVAPETIVREFSGIHPAYLNPLFKLQITNASSSMITCYQPLREAAATVRMLLLAAAAQRWNVPAAELEARDGVIHHRGSGRRDSYGSFVAVARTLPPPDRLEFMPREKYRFVGKHNRRLESREKTNGSAKYGIDITPKGTVMAVIVRCPQFGGTLKRFDATAARQMRGVLDVFPIDSGIAVVASHYWYARQAAGKLEVEWDAGAMKGVSSATIAHDQRQALDRVEAAAALPVAADGISAEYSAGFMAHAPMEPMNATVAVEGDKVDVWVSTQAPDIVRGAVALALGCAPEKVTVHGCYLGGGFGRRVIADVSADAAMVAKRIGKPVKVIWSREDDIRHDHYRPAVVSRMYGELEGGRVKSWRFRIAGGSLIYNLFHVLRPVIFPPSMPPSEVEKIARKKIETDDKNLETVSEPVYKLGEIKVDQVIVDSGVPVFFWRSVGHSFNCFFLESFMDELAHKAGEDGLAFRLKHLEQGSTESRLLKQVAEKIRWGRPARGRSLGLALDRIKGAIVAMAAEVSVQGGKIRVHRIVCAADIGLQINPDIARTVIESCIVWGLSSCLQGEITIADGRVEQGNFDDYPLARMHDAPKMEIHLAQSERSPVGVGECAVAPVAAAVGNAVFRATGKRLRSLPLKV, via the coding sequence ATGAAGATGACTCGACGCAGCTTCATCCTCTCCGGAGTCGCCGCCGCCGCGGGCCTGGTGGTGGGCATCTCCTTCGCCGGCGAGAAAGCGCCGGCCGTGCCCTATCCGCACGCGTCGGACAGCGACCTGCAACCGAACGCCTGGCTACAGGTGACGCCCGACAGCCGCATCATCTTCCAGTTCCACAAGGCCGAGATGGGCCAGGGCACGATGACCGGTTTCGTCACCCTCGTCGCGGAGGAACTCGGCGTCGCCCCGGAAACCATCGTCCGTGAATTCTCCGGCATCCATCCGGCCTACCTGAATCCGCTGTTCAAGCTGCAGATCACCAACGCCAGCAGTTCCATGATCACCTGCTACCAGCCCCTGCGCGAAGCGGCGGCGACGGTGCGGATGCTGCTGCTCGCGGCCGCGGCGCAGCGCTGGAACGTGCCGGCGGCCGAACTCGAAGCGCGGGACGGCGTGATCCATCATCGCGGCAGCGGCCGGCGGGACAGCTACGGCAGCTTCGTCGCCGTGGCCAGGACCCTGCCGCCGCCGGACAGGCTGGAGTTCATGCCGCGCGAAAAATATCGCTTCGTCGGCAAGCACAACCGTCGCCTGGAGTCCAGGGAGAAGACCAACGGCTCGGCCAAGTACGGCATCGACATCACGCCGAAAGGCACCGTGATGGCGGTGATCGTGCGCTGCCCCCAGTTCGGCGGCACGCTCAAGCGCTTCGACGCCACGGCGGCCCGGCAGATGCGCGGGGTGCTGGACGTATTCCCGATCGACAGCGGCATCGCCGTGGTGGCCAGCCACTACTGGTACGCTCGCCAGGCCGCCGGCAAGCTGGAGGTCGAGTGGGACGCGGGCGCCATGAAGGGCGTCTCCAGCGCCACGATCGCCCACGATCAGCGCCAGGCGCTGGATCGGGTTGAAGCCGCCGCCGCGCTGCCCGTCGCCGCCGATGGCATCAGCGCCGAATACTCGGCCGGCTTCATGGCCCATGCGCCGATGGAGCCGATGAACGCCACGGTCGCGGTCGAGGGCGACAAGGTCGATGTCTGGGTCTCCACCCAGGCGCCCGACATCGTGCGCGGCGCCGTCGCCCTGGCCCTGGGCTGCGCGCCGGAGAAGGTCACGGTCCATGGCTGCTATCTCGGCGGCGGCTTCGGCCGCAGGGTGATCGCCGACGTCTCGGCGGACGCCGCGATGGTCGCCAAACGTATCGGCAAGCCGGTCAAGGTGATCTGGAGCCGGGAGGACGACATCCGCCACGACCACTACCGTCCCGCCGTGGTGAGCCGGATGTACGGCGAACTCGAAGGCGGCCGGGTCAAATCATGGCGCTTCAGAATCGCCGGCGGCAGCCTGATCTACAACCTGTTCCACGTGCTGCGGCCGGTGATCTTCCCGCCGTCGATGCCGCCGTCCGAGGTGGAAAAGATCGCCCGGAAGAAGATCGAGACCGACGACAAGAACCTCGAAACCGTCAGCGAGCCGGTATACAAGCTCGGCGAGATCAAGGTGGACCAGGTCATCGTCGACAGCGGCGTGCCGGTCTTCTTCTGGCGCTCCGTCGGCCACTCCTTCAATTGCTTCTTCCTCGAAAGCTTCATGGACGAACTGGCCCACAAGGCCGGCGAGGACGGCCTGGCGTTCCGACTGAAGCATCTGGAGCAGGGATCGACCGAAAGCCGGCTGCTGAAACAGGTGGCGGAGAAGATCCGCTGGGGCCGTCCCGCGCGCGGCCGCTCCCTCGGCCTGGCGCTGGACAGGATCAAGGGCGCCATCGTGGCCATGGCCGCCGAGGTTTCCGTCCAGGGCGGGAAGATCCGCGTCCATCGGATCGTCTGCGCCGCCGACATCGGCCTGCAGATCAATCCGGACATCGCCCGGACCGTGATCGAGAGCTGCATCGTCTGGGGCCTGAGTTCCTGCCTGCAAGGCGAGATCACGATCGCCGACGGCCGCGTCGAACAGGGCAACTTCGACGATTACCCGCTGGCCCGGATGCATGACGCGCCGAAGATGGAAATCCATCTGGCGCAATCCGAGCGCAGCCCGGTGGGCGTCGGCGAATGCGCGGTGGCGCCGGTCGCCGCCGCCGTCGGCAACGCCGTGTTCCGGGCCACCGGCAAGCGGCTGCGCTCCCTGCCACTGAAAGTCTGA
- a CDS encoding (2Fe-2S)-binding protein: MVKIKVNGKERTLDVDPEMPLLWVLREELEMTGTKFGCGIGACGACTVHLDGVPVRSCGLPVSAAAGRNVTTIEGLVGRIASSLQAAWVAENVAQCGYCQSGQIMTAAALIASNPHPSDKEIEAAMSGHICRCGTYQRIKNAIRATARNLASTHAAGGRSK; the protein is encoded by the coding sequence ATGGTGAAAATCAAAGTCAATGGAAAGGAACGCACGCTCGACGTGGACCCGGAGATGCCGCTGCTCTGGGTCCTGCGCGAAGAGCTTGAAATGACGGGGACCAAGTTCGGCTGCGGCATCGGCGCCTGCGGCGCGTGCACCGTCCATCTCGACGGTGTTCCGGTGCGCAGTTGCGGCCTGCCGGTGTCGGCGGCGGCGGGCAGGAACGTCACCACCATCGAAGGACTGGTCGGCCGGATCGCCAGCAGCCTGCAGGCCGCCTGGGTGGCCGAGAACGTCGCGCAATGCGGCTACTGTCAATCCGGACAGATCATGACGGCGGCGGCCTTGATCGCATCGAATCCGCATCCGTCGGACAAGGAGATCGAGGCGGCGATGAGCGGACACATCTGCCGCTGCGGCACCTATCAGCGCATCAAGAACGCCATCCGCGCCACCGCCAGGAACCTGGCCTCGACTCACGCCGCCGGAGGTCGATCCAAATGA
- a CDS encoding aspartate/glutamate racemase family protein: MNANEQSRRISVITPVPVPAAAQPLFRAQVPPECVRPGTTLEFSFAREGGHFLDSHYDSALATAFVLEQAEQAEADGCDAVCISTMTDTGLDAVRSRLTIPVVGAGLSSYLLACNLGERFSVVTLWQRWVPFYLKSLKQYCLDERLASVRHINTHPNLEALLTGKEEVVFAALEQAARQAIEDDGADVIVLGSTTMYQSHRYLAQKLAVPVVNPALVGVQACENLLDLSLSHSKACYVEPEFRNDGLLNNVLSRF, translated from the coding sequence ATGAATGCAAACGAGCAGTCGCGCAGGATCAGCGTCATCACCCCGGTGCCGGTGCCCGCCGCCGCCCAGCCCCTGTTCCGCGCCCAGGTGCCGCCGGAGTGCGTGCGCCCCGGCACCACCCTGGAGTTTTCCTTCGCCCGGGAAGGCGGGCATTTCCTCGACAGCCACTACGACAGCGCGCTGGCCACCGCGTTTGTGCTGGAGCAGGCCGAACAGGCCGAGGCCGACGGCTGCGATGCCGTCTGCATCAGCACGATGACCGACACCGGCCTCGACGCGGTGCGCTCCCGGCTCACCATCCCGGTGGTGGGGGCCGGCCTCAGCTCCTACCTGCTGGCCTGCAACCTGGGGGAAAGATTCTCGGTCGTCACCCTCTGGCAACGCTGGGTGCCCTTCTACCTCAAGAGCCTGAAGCAGTACTGCCTCGATGAACGGCTGGCCTCGGTGCGGCATATCAACACCCACCCCAATCTCGAAGCCCTGCTGACGGGGAAGGAGGAAGTCGTCTTCGCGGCCCTGGAGCAGGCCGCTCGCCAAGCCATCGAGGACGACGGCGCCGACGTGATCGTACTGGGGTCGACCACCATGTACCAGTCCCACCGATATCTGGCGCAAAAGCTCGCAGTCCCGGTCGTGAACCCGGCATTGGTGGGGGTCCAGGCATGCGAAAACCTGCTGGACCTGTCGCTCTCCCACAGCAAGGCCTGCTACGTCGAACCGGAATTCCGCAACGACGGCCTATTGAACAACGTGCTGTCGAGATTCTGA
- a CDS encoding aldehyde dehydrogenase family protein: protein MTEETQEEMMVQTTAMPVRSPMDLWIGGQHVAPATGRYFIDRNPEDDAPYAQVAEAGADDVDRAVQAAHAAFDGYRRTLAADREAWLSRAAAIVERRRQEFVDVLTDEVGSPFGKAQFEVQYAINCLRAAAGVARRVTGQTIPSETPGRFSMTVREPLGVIASITPFNVPLLKNVKLSSTPLATGNTVVMLTSEEAPRVAHLLAEVYHEAGIPAGAFNVVTGFGDKIGDALTTHPLVKVVMFTGSSRVGKHIAGLCGPLMRRVVLELGGKNPLVVLADADLDAAVEAAALGQFFFQGQACMASSRIYVERGVEAEFCRRLKAKAESLGMGDLRDPNTWVGPIISERQRQRVRHHIEDAVAQGATLLTGGDWIGNRCRPTVLTGVAESMTVCREETFGPVTSIYPVADFEEAVARANDTRYGLSAAIFTRDITKAMQFSQRVHAGMVHINAPTLHDEPHVPFGGVGDSGFGREGTDIDVDTFTEWKWITVQLPA, encoded by the coding sequence ATGACAGAAGAAACCCAGGAGGAAATGATGGTGCAGACAACAGCAATGCCGGTGCGATCGCCCATGGATCTGTGGATCGGCGGCCAGCACGTGGCGCCCGCGACAGGCCGGTATTTCATCGATCGCAACCCGGAGGACGACGCGCCCTACGCCCAGGTGGCGGAGGCGGGCGCGGACGACGTGGATCGCGCCGTGCAGGCCGCCCACGCGGCTTTCGACGGCTATCGGCGGACCCTCGCCGCCGACCGCGAAGCCTGGCTGTCGCGGGCCGCGGCGATCGTCGAGCGGCGGCGCCAGGAGTTCGTCGACGTGCTCACCGACGAGGTGGGCTCACCCTTCGGCAAGGCGCAGTTCGAGGTGCAGTACGCGATCAACTGCCTGCGCGCCGCCGCCGGTGTGGCGCGGCGGGTGACGGGGCAGACCATTCCGTCGGAGACGCCGGGGCGCTTCAGCATGACGGTGCGCGAACCGTTGGGCGTGATCGCCAGTATCACGCCCTTCAACGTGCCGCTCTTGAAGAACGTCAAGCTGAGTTCGACGCCGCTGGCCACTGGCAACACCGTGGTGATGCTGACTTCCGAGGAGGCGCCGCGGGTGGCCCACCTGCTCGCCGAGGTATATCACGAGGCCGGCATTCCGGCCGGCGCTTTCAACGTGGTCACCGGCTTCGGCGACAAGATCGGCGACGCGCTGACCACCCATCCCCTGGTCAAGGTGGTGATGTTCACCGGCTCCAGCCGCGTCGGCAAGCACATCGCCGGCCTGTGCGGCCCCCTGATGCGCCGCGTGGTGCTGGAGCTGGGCGGCAAGAACCCGCTGGTGGTGCTGGCCGACGCGGACCTGGATGCCGCCGTGGAAGCGGCCGCCCTGGGCCAGTTCTTCTTCCAGGGGCAAGCCTGCATGGCGTCGAGCCGGATCTACGTCGAGCGCGGCGTCGAGGCCGAGTTCTGCCGGCGCCTGAAGGCGAAGGCGGAAAGCCTGGGCATGGGCGACCTGCGCGACCCGAACACCTGGGTCGGGCCGATCATCTCGGAACGCCAGCGCCAGCGGGTGCGCCACCACATCGAGGACGCCGTGGCCCAGGGCGCGACGCTGCTCACCGGCGGCGACTGGATCGGCAACCGCTGCCGGCCCACGGTCCTGACCGGCGTCGCCGAGTCGATGACGGTCTGCCGCGAGGAGACCTTCGGTCCGGTCACCTCGATCTATCCGGTCGCCGACTTCGAGGAGGCCGTCGCCCGCGCCAACGACACCCGCTACGGCCTCAGCGCGGCGATCTTCACCCGCGACATCACCAAGGCCATGCAGTTCTCCCAGCGCGTCCATGCCGGCATGGTGCATATCAACGCGCCCACCCTCCACGACGAGCCCCACGTGCCCTTCGGCGGCGTCGGCGACAGCGGCTTCGGCCGCGAAGGCACCGACATCGACGTCGACACCTTCACCGAATGGAAGTGGATCACCGTGCAACTGCCGGCCTGA
- a CDS encoding nitrilase-related carbon-nitrogen hydrolase has product MIEPYNCVGLIPTVWGIRQRSDMMKNIEHLGHLTKAAAWLSRLDIPVRLLVIPEGGLQGFNDEVLDVDHADFANTCAIDIPGPETDALGRIAREYDVFIMAQAKARHPDWPDRFFNVGFVLDPQGEVILKHYKLATLYPVEHSMTPHDIFDWWIEKYGRTLDAFWPVVDTEIGRLGVMMANEASYPENGRGLAMNGCEVAYRASFPHPGTGNDFFEISSRARALENNMYVLSPNMGTYYLFPDSTTPIDTFGGRSYIINHRGAIVGRQEYGAGSTYVAGVIDIEQLRHHRANAQVSNWMKDVRSELAQIIYDREIYPKNLYLDRAPMMHAEYKEKVIDRQIALMQERGIWKKPSR; this is encoded by the coding sequence ATGATCGAACCGTACAACTGCGTCGGCCTGATCCCCACCGTCTGGGGCATCCGCCAGCGCTCGGACATGATGAAGAACATCGAGCACCTGGGCCACCTGACCAAGGCCGCCGCCTGGCTGTCGCGCCTGGACATCCCGGTGCGCCTGCTGGTGATTCCGGAGGGCGGGCTGCAGGGCTTCAACGACGAGGTGCTCGACGTCGACCACGCCGACTTCGCCAACACCTGCGCCATCGACATTCCCGGCCCGGAGACCGACGCCCTGGGCAGGATCGCCCGCGAATACGACGTCTTCATCATGGCCCAGGCCAAGGCCCGGCATCCGGACTGGCCGGACCGCTTCTTCAACGTCGGCTTCGTGCTGGACCCGCAGGGGGAGGTGATCCTCAAGCATTACAAGCTGGCGACGCTGTACCCGGTGGAGCACAGCATGACGCCCCACGACATCTTCGACTGGTGGATCGAGAAGTACGGCCGCACCCTCGACGCGTTCTGGCCGGTGGTGGATACCGAGATCGGCCGCCTGGGCGTCATGATGGCCAACGAGGCTTCCTATCCCGAGAACGGCCGCGGCCTGGCGATGAACGGCTGCGAGGTGGCCTACCGCGCCTCCTTCCCCCATCCCGGCACGGGCAACGACTTCTTCGAGATCTCCTCGCGCGCCCGGGCGCTGGAGAACAACATGTACGTGCTGTCGCCGAACATGGGCACCTACTACCTGTTCCCGGACTCGACCACGCCGATCGACACCTTCGGCGGCCGCTCCTACATCATCAACCATCGCGGCGCCATCGTCGGCAGGCAGGAATACGGCGCCGGCTCGACCTACGTGGCCGGGGTGATCGACATCGAGCAACTGCGCCACCATCGCGCCAATGCCCAGGTGTCGAACTGGATGAAGGATGTCAGATCGGAACTGGCGCAGATCATCTACGACCGCGAGATCTACCCGAAGAACCTGTACCTGGATCGCGCGCCGATGATGCACGCCGAGTACAAGGAGAAGGTGATCGACCGCCAGATCGCCCTGATGCAGGAACGCGGCATCTGGAAAAAACCGTCCCGCTGA
- a CDS encoding NAD(P)-dependent alcohol dehydrogenase, whose amino-acid sequence MKTKAAVVSEKSGKFDVTEVELAELREDEVLVRVVGVGVCHTDMIGRDQLYPVRFPAVFGHEGSGVVEKVGARVTKLQPGDHVVMSYRACGHCPACRNGDPTHCANIFGCNFAGVRIDGSPTVHQHGIPIFANFFNQSSFAAYALASEANTVKVPKDVPLELLGPLGCGIQTGAGAVINALRPPAGSRIAIFGCGAVGLSAVMAAVAVGCTTIVAVEPNAERRKVALELGATHALDPRQVDVVEEAQKLGGMDFSLECTGIPAVFRQAVESLVVPGVCGLVGAPPLGTEVTFDMNSIMFGRTVMGIIEGQAVPDNFIPKLIDLYRSGRLPLEKIVKFYRLDEINQAMSDSESGRVVKAVLRP is encoded by the coding sequence ATGAAAACCAAGGCTGCCGTTGTCAGCGAGAAGTCGGGCAAGTTCGATGTCACCGAGGTCGAACTGGCGGAGTTGCGCGAAGACGAGGTGCTGGTGCGGGTGGTCGGCGTGGGCGTGTGCCACACCGACATGATCGGCCGCGACCAGTTGTATCCGGTGCGTTTCCCGGCCGTCTTCGGCCACGAGGGCTCGGGCGTCGTGGAGAAGGTGGGCGCCCGGGTCACCAAGCTCCAGCCCGGCGACCACGTGGTCATGAGCTATCGCGCCTGCGGCCACTGTCCGGCCTGCCGGAACGGCGATCCCACCCACTGCGCCAACATCTTCGGCTGCAACTTCGCCGGGGTCCGGATCGACGGTTCCCCCACCGTGCATCAGCACGGCATTCCGATTTTCGCCAACTTCTTCAACCAGTCCTCTTTCGCCGCCTATGCGCTGGCGAGCGAAGCCAACACGGTGAAGGTGCCCAAGGACGTGCCCCTGGAACTGCTGGGGCCGCTCGGCTGCGGCATCCAGACCGGCGCCGGGGCGGTGATCAACGCCTTGCGGCCCCCGGCCGGATCGCGCATCGCCATCTTCGGCTGCGGCGCGGTGGGCCTGTCGGCGGTGATGGCCGCCGTCGCCGTGGGCTGCACCACGATCGTCGCCGTCGAGCCCAACGCCGAGCGCAGGAAGGTGGCGCTGGAGCTGGGCGCCACCCATGCGCTGGACCCGCGCCAGGTGGATGTGGTGGAGGAGGCCCAGAAGCTCGGCGGCATGGATTTCTCTCTCGAATGCACCGGCATTCCGGCGGTCTTCCGCCAGGCGGTGGAAAGCCTGGTGGTGCCCGGTGTGTGCGGCCTGGTGGGGGCGCCGCCGCTGGGCACCGAGGTCACCTTCGACATGAACAGCATCATGTTCGGCCGCACGGTGATGGGCATCATCGAGGGACAGGCGGTGCCCGACAACTTCATTCCCAAGCTGATCGATCTGTACCGCAGCGGGCGCCTGCCGCTGGAGAAGATCGTCAAGTTCTATCGCCTGGACGAGATCAACCAGGCGATGAGCGATTCGGAGAGCGGCCGGGTGGTGAAGGCCGTGCTGCGTCCCTGA
- a CDS encoding c-type cytochrome, whose amino-acid sequence MSIRDRFAAALSVAALALLAPAALAAGNAAAAMSKVGGCVACHGADGIGKAPQYPNLQGQKAAYLEKQLKAFRSGERKDSNMNALAKPLSDEDIANLAAYFENVN is encoded by the coding sequence ATGAGCATTCGTGATCGTTTCGCGGCCGCTTTGTCCGTCGCCGCGCTGGCCTTGCTGGCGCCGGCAGCGCTGGCCGCCGGCAATGCCGCCGCCGCGATGTCCAAGGTGGGGGGCTGCGTCGCCTGCCACGGCGCCGACGGCATCGGCAAGGCGCCCCAGTATCCCAATCTGCAGGGCCAGAAGGCGGCCTATCTGGAAAAGCAGCTCAAGGCCTTCCGCTCCGGCGAGCGCAAGGATTCCAACATGAACGCGCTGGCCAAGCCGCTGTCGGACGAGGATATCGCCAACCTCGCGGCTTACTTCGAGAACGTCAATTGA
- a CDS encoding FAD-binding oxidoreductase — MNQQSSSRRRALQQLVGLTALGAVNALRAPRALAAEKPARFTIPGVAGKIIRRQDANYEMWRQSMVWHMSKPKRYPEMIVQARSAEDVVAAVKYAAQHKLRVAVRSGGHNSCGPSLRDGGMLLDLSAMDEISIEVDRRIASIQPGVRSLELVTAAREKGLSFPVPHCPSVGLGGFTMGGGIGWNYAQRGGMATLSIVGADVVTADGRLLHVSAREHPDIYWAVRGVGPGFFGVVTRLHLQLYPVPKAILASSYIFPLSQLEMVTATLDRIRKENNVAGVELITVLMHHPEVPADAPPEKSKIVFFTAFVFEDSEQKCLEVLKPFAASDLATKCLVKMENQPFSFEGLYERYFSLNDPAGRCARYAVDNVLTNEGGKALLAVADHFRSAPTKDCHVLASFNMATKPRADACFSWAADCYVGAYGIWDEEQDDPRIYDWLAKNIPLLDQYAVGHYVNEVEGRLNPDRYRQCFTAANWNRLQKLRKQYDPNGVFHSYLGHS, encoded by the coding sequence ATGAACCAACAATCGTCATCGCGCCGCCGGGCCTTGCAGCAACTGGTCGGCCTGACCGCCCTGGGTGCGGTCAATGCCTTGCGCGCGCCGCGCGCGCTGGCCGCGGAAAAGCCGGCCCGTTTCACGATTCCCGGCGTCGCCGGCAAGATCATCCGGCGCCAGGACGCCAATTACGAAATGTGGCGCCAGTCGATGGTCTGGCACATGTCCAAGCCGAAGCGCTATCCGGAGATGATCGTCCAGGCCAGGTCGGCGGAGGACGTGGTCGCGGCGGTCAAATACGCCGCGCAGCACAAGCTGCGGGTCGCGGTGCGCAGCGGCGGCCACAATTCCTGCGGTCCCTCGCTGCGCGACGGCGGCATGCTGCTGGACCTTTCCGCGATGGACGAGATCAGCATCGAAGTCGACCGGCGGATCGCCTCGATCCAGCCCGGCGTGCGCAGTCTGGAGCTGGTCACCGCCGCGCGGGAGAAGGGCCTGAGCTTCCCCGTGCCGCATTGTCCCTCGGTGGGGCTGGGGGGCTTCACCATGGGCGGCGGCATCGGCTGGAACTATGCCCAGCGCGGCGGCATGGCCACGCTCTCCATCGTCGGCGCCGACGTGGTCACCGCCGACGGCCGGCTGCTGCACGTCTCGGCCAGGGAGCACCCGGACATCTACTGGGCGGTGCGCGGCGTCGGTCCCGGCTTCTTCGGCGTCGTCACCCGCCTGCACCTGCAACTTTATCCGGTGCCCAAGGCCATCCTGGCCAGTTCCTACATCTTCCCGCTGTCCCAACTGGAAATGGTGACCGCCACGCTGGACAGGATCCGCAAGGAGAACAATGTCGCGGGGGTGGAGCTGATCACCGTGCTGATGCACCATCCGGAGGTTCCCGCCGATGCGCCGCCGGAGAAGTCCAAGATCGTCTTCTTCACCGCCTTCGTGTTCGAGGACAGCGAGCAGAAGTGCCTGGAGGTCCTGAAGCCCTTCGCCGCTTCCGACCTGGCCACCAAGTGCCTGGTGAAAATGGAGAACCAGCCCTTCAGCTTCGAGGGCTTGTACGAGCGCTACTTCAGTCTCAACGATCCGGCCGGCCGCTGCGCCCGCTACGCGGTGGACAACGTGCTGACCAACGAAGGCGGCAAGGCACTGCTGGCGGTGGCGGACCACTTCCGCAGCGCGCCGACCAAGGACTGCCACGTGCTCGCCTCCTTCAACATGGCCACCAAGCCCCGCGCCGACGCATGCTTCTCCTGGGCGGCCGACTGCTACGTCGGCGCCTACGGGATCTGGGACGAGGAACAGGACGACCCGCGCATCTACGACTGGCTGGCGAAGAACATCCCGCTGCTGGACCAATACGCGGTCGGCCACTACGTGAACGAGGTCGAGGGGCGCCTGAATCCGGATCGCTACCGGCAGTGCTTCACGGCGGCAAACTGGAACCGGCTGCAGAAATTGCGCAAGCAGTACGATCCGAACGGCGTGTTCCACAGTTATCTGGGACATAGCTGA